In Alkaliphilus flagellatus, one DNA window encodes the following:
- the glpK gene encoding glycerol kinase GlpK, with translation MLKKYIMALDQGTTSSRAILFDHEGKRIGTSQKEFTQIYPKAGWVEHDPMEIWGTQSGVAREVLETTGVSPQDIAAIGITNQRETTIVWDKNTGKPIYNAIVWQCRRTAAICDELKAQGMEAYIRDNTGLVVDAYFSGTKVKWILDNVDGAREKAENGELLFGTVDSWLIWNLTRGKVHVTDYSNASRTMLYNIKELKWDEKILEVLDIPKSMLPEVKASSEIYGYTDHQTYGGADIPIAGAAGDQQAALFGQACFQPGMAKNTYGTGCFMLINTGDKFVPSENGLLTTLAWGVDGKVEYALEGSIFVAGASVQWLRDELKIIRDAEDTEYLAKKVADSNGVYVVPAFTGMGAPYWDMYARGAIVGLTRGAKAEHIIRATLESIAYQTRDVLEAMQEDSGIDLKSLKVDGGAVINNFLMQFQADILGVQVDRPEITETTALGAAYLAGLAVGFWNDKNEIANKWNVDTVFSPTMENAKKEKLYKGWKRAVSRALKWESEEEEDEEIMEEECVAYS, from the coding sequence ATGTTGAAAAAATACATAATGGCATTAGACCAAGGAACCACAAGTTCAAGAGCAATATTATTTGACCATGAGGGTAAAAGAATAGGAACATCACAGAAAGAATTCACTCAAATTTATCCAAAGGCAGGCTGGGTAGAGCATGATCCAATGGAAATATGGGGAACCCAGAGTGGTGTTGCTAGAGAGGTATTGGAAACAACAGGTGTAAGTCCTCAAGATATTGCAGCAATAGGGATTACAAACCAAAGAGAGACCACCATCGTATGGGATAAAAATACGGGTAAGCCGATATACAATGCAATTGTTTGGCAATGTAGAAGAACTGCAGCTATTTGTGATGAACTAAAAGCACAAGGTATGGAGGCGTATATTAGAGATAATACGGGATTAGTGGTAGACGCATACTTTTCGGGAACCAAGGTTAAATGGATATTAGATAACGTAGATGGGGCAAGAGAAAAGGCTGAAAATGGCGAATTGTTATTTGGAACAGTAGATAGTTGGTTGATATGGAATTTAACAAGAGGAAAAGTACATGTAACTGATTATTCCAATGCATCAAGAACCATGCTATATAATATAAAAGAACTGAAGTGGGATGAAAAAATATTAGAAGTATTAGATATTCCAAAATCTATGTTGCCAGAAGTAAAGGCATCTAGTGAAATCTATGGATATACAGATCATCAAACTTATGGTGGAGCTGACATTCCAATAGCTGGAGCGGCGGGAGATCAGCAGGCTGCATTATTTGGGCAAGCATGTTTTCAGCCAGGAATGGCTAAAAATACCTACGGTACAGGATGTTTTATGTTAATAAACACAGGTGATAAATTTGTGCCATCTGAAAATGGATTATTGACTACCTTGGCATGGGGTGTAGATGGTAAGGTAGAATATGCATTAGAGGGAAGTATCTTTGTAGCAGGGGCTTCGGTTCAGTGGTTAAGAGATGAACTTAAAATTATCAGAGATGCAGAGGACACTGAATATTTAGCGAAAAAGGTAGCAGATTCTAATGGTGTTTATGTGGTACCCGCCTTTACAGGTATGGGAGCACCTTACTGGGATATGTATGCAAGAGGTGCAATAGTCGGACTGACAAGAGGTGCTAAAGCCGAACATATTATTAGAGCAACATTAGAATCTATTGCTTATCAAACTAGAGATGTATTAGAGGCGATGCAAGAGGACTCAGGTATCGACTTAAAGTCTTTAAAAGTCGATGGTGGAGCTGTTATTAATAACTTCTTAATGCAGTTTCAAGCGGATATATTAGGAGTTCAGGTAGATAGACCTGAGATAACAGAAACAACTGCTCTAGGAGCTGCTTATCTTGCAGGATTGGCTGTAGGCTTCTGGAATGATAAAAATGAGATCGCTAATAAATGGAATGTTGATACTGTTTTTAGTCCGACTATGGAAAATGCTAAAAAAGAAAAGTTATATAAAGGCTGGAAACGAGCAGTTAGCCGTGCCTTGAAGTGGGAATCGGAAGAGGAAGAAGATGAGGAAATAATGGAAGAAGAATGTGTAGCTTATTCTTAA
- a CDS encoding NAD(P)/FAD-dependent oxidoreductase, translating to MYDVAIIGAGVIGSFIARELSKYNIKIVLIEKENDVANGTTKANSAIVHSGYDAIPGTLKAELNAKGNAMFDKVCKDLSVPFKRIGSLVVAFSEDEMKTIENLYERGIENKIPNMKILNREELLQKEPNLNEEAIGALYSPTAGIIGPWELTIALAENAADNDVEVKLNSQVENIQRVEDGYLISLGEDEIRAKYIINAAGLFADKIHNMVSSPTFEIIPNRGQYNLFDKSVGKYVNSVIFQTPTKHGKGIVILPTVHGNLLLGPTAEAVETKESIETTSKGLDSLRQHAEKTLKNLPFNKVITAFSGLRAKTSSRDFIIEESKEAKGFINVAAIDSPGLSAAPAIADYIMNMLKNIAGGLEEKADFNPVRKPLTPFMELSDEEKAEIIKKDAKYGRVICRCENITEGEIVDIIHRKVGATTVDGVKKRARTGSGRCQGGFCSPRVMEIIARELNMKVTEVVKDKKTSYILTEETKQKNIYGITDKLQTETKQEEVGGKYYAKL from the coding sequence ATGTATGATGTAGCCATTATAGGAGCAGGGGTTATAGGTAGCTTTATTGCCCGCGAATTATCTAAATATAATATAAAAATTGTATTAATCGAAAAGGAAAATGATGTGGCAAATGGTACCACAAAGGCTAACAGTGCTATTGTTCATAGTGGATATGATGCAATACCTGGAACATTAAAGGCAGAATTAAATGCTAAGGGGAATGCCATGTTTGATAAAGTTTGTAAAGACTTGAGTGTGCCTTTTAAAAGAATCGGTTCATTGGTGGTGGCCTTTAGTGAAGATGAAATGAAAACAATAGAGAATTTATATGAAAGAGGGATAGAAAACAAAATACCTAATATGAAGATTTTAAATAGAGAAGAACTTTTGCAAAAAGAGCCTAATTTAAATGAAGAGGCAATAGGAGCACTATATTCACCAACAGCGGGAATTATAGGTCCTTGGGAGCTAACTATTGCCTTGGCAGAAAATGCTGCGGATAATGATGTTGAAGTAAAATTAAATAGCCAAGTAGAGAATATTCAAAGGGTAGAGGATGGCTACTTAATTTCCTTAGGTGAAGATGAGATAAGAGCAAAATATATTATTAATGCTGCTGGATTGTTTGCAGATAAGATTCACAACATGGTAAGTAGCCCAACCTTTGAAATTATACCTAATCGAGGACAATACAATCTATTTGATAAGAGTGTAGGGAAGTATGTAAATAGTGTAATCTTTCAAACTCCAACAAAGCATGGAAAAGGTATAGTGATTTTACCTACTGTCCATGGAAACCTATTGTTAGGGCCTACTGCCGAAGCTGTTGAAACAAAGGAGAGCATAGAAACCACCAGTAAAGGGTTAGACAGCTTAAGACAGCATGCTGAAAAAACTCTAAAGAATTTACCTTTCAATAAAGTGATTACAGCATTTTCTGGATTAAGAGCTAAAACATCCTCTAGAGACTTTATCATTGAAGAGTCAAAGGAAGCAAAGGGCTTTATTAATGTTGCTGCTATAGATTCTCCAGGACTTTCTGCAGCACCTGCTATAGCAGATTATATAATGAATATGCTTAAGAATATTGCTGGAGGACTAGAAGAAAAAGCTGATTTTAATCCTGTAAGAAAACCCCTCACACCTTTTATGGAATTGTCAGATGAAGAAAAGGCAGAAATAATAAAAAAAGATGCTAAGTATGGTAGGGTTATTTGTCGTTGCGAAAACATAACAGAGGGTGAGATTGTTGATATCATTCACAGGAAAGTTGGTGCTACAACAGTGGATGGAGTTAAGAAAAGAGCTAGGACTGGATCGGGTAGATGTCAAGGTGGTTTTTGTAGTCCTAGAGTGATGGAAATCATAGCTAGAGAGTTAAACATGAAGGTTACAGAAGTCGTTAAGGATAAGAAAACATCATATATTTTAACAGAAGAAACAAAGCAAAAAAATATTTATGGCATCACAGATAAGCTACAGACAGAGACAAAGCAAGAAGAGGTTGGAGGTAAATATTATGCTAAACTATGA
- a CDS encoding GNAT family N-acetyltransferase has protein sequence MNKYYIKKISMENIGDFYKLFDGEKCESCQCTYFLRAHEDLDWDSIGIAEAKEFRRKICDLYSDGYIYYHDNNPIAWCQCIDPELSPYMKNLLKINDDVKNIKIITCFYVIEEYRGNGIIKELTKLVIDECRLANIQTLYSIPVYDKYLEKVSHNYKNEKLHTGYKNLFEKFDFECIGDNERFYFMKKDLI, from the coding sequence TTGAATAAATATTATATTAAAAAGATATCTATGGAAAATATAGGAGATTTTTATAAACTCTTTGATGGGGAGAAATGTGAAAGTTGTCAATGTACGTATTTTTTAAGAGCACATGAGGATTTAGATTGGGATAGTATAGGGATAGCAGAGGCTAAGGAATTTAGAAGAAAAATATGTGATTTATATAGTGATGGATATATTTATTATCATGATAATAATCCAATTGCTTGGTGTCAATGTATTGATCCGGAATTGTCGCCGTATATGAAAAATTTATTAAAGATTAATGATGATGTCAAAAACATCAAAATAATTACATGTTTTTACGTAATAGAAGAGTATAGAGGTAATGGTATAATTAAAGAATTGACTAAATTAGTAATTGATGAGTGTAGATTAGCTAATATTCAAACACTTTACTCTATACCGGTTTATGATAAGTATCTAGAAAAAGTAAGCCACAATTATAAAAATGAAAAACTCCATACAGGATATAAAAACCTATTTGAAAAATTTGATTTTGAGTGTATTGGAGATAATGAGAGATTTTATTTTATGAAAAAGGACTTAATATAA
- a CDS encoding FAD-dependent oxidoreductase, which translates to MLNYDIVVIGGGPAGLAAAVEARKNSVDNILVIERDRELGGILQQCIHNGFGLHVFKEELTGPEYAERFINELKEMGIEYTLDTMVLALGEDKSITAINTIDGLMKINAKAIIMAMGCRERARGAINIPGERPAGVFTAGTAQRFVNMEGYMVGRKVVILGSGDIGLIMARRMTLEGAEVEAVVEIMPYSGGLSRNIVQCLDDFNIPLLLSHTVINIEGKDRVKAVTIAKVDENKKPIKGTERRIECDTLLLSVGLIPENELSINAGIELNDITGGPVVNESMETSAEGIFACGNVVHVHDLVDWVTGESRRAGKNAARYVQNRLKKEGTILNINPGKGIRYIVPQKVRVENIDKALDLYMRVDDVYHNMQMVVKADGSEIKRVKKMHVAPGEMESIKIAIKDLKNKDIKEITVELQREEV; encoded by the coding sequence ATGCTAAACTATGATATTGTGGTAATTGGTGGCGGTCCAGCAGGGTTAGCGGCTGCAGTAGAGGCTAGAAAAAATAGTGTAGATAATATATTAGTGATTGAAAGAGATAGAGAGCTAGGTGGAATCCTTCAGCAATGTATTCATAATGGCTTTGGACTCCATGTATTTAAAGAGGAGCTAACTGGGCCAGAGTATGCCGAAAGATTTATTAATGAGCTAAAGGAAATGGGAATCGAATATACACTAGATACAATGGTGTTAGCTTTAGGAGAAGATAAATCCATAACGGCTATCAACACTATTGATGGGTTGATGAAAATTAATGCTAAAGCAATTATCATGGCAATGGGATGTAGAGAAAGAGCAAGGGGTGCAATCAATATTCCAGGAGAACGGCCAGCCGGGGTATTTACAGCAGGAACAGCTCAACGTTTTGTCAATATGGAGGGTTATATGGTAGGAAGAAAGGTTGTCATATTAGGCTCTGGAGACATAGGACTGATTATGGCAAGAAGAATGACACTAGAGGGGGCAGAGGTTGAGGCAGTGGTAGAGATCATGCCTTACTCTGGAGGATTAAGCAGAAATATAGTGCAATGTCTCGATGACTTCAATATTCCACTTTTACTAAGCCATACTGTAATCAATATAGAAGGTAAAGATCGGGTAAAAGCTGTTACCATCGCAAAGGTAGATGAGAACAAAAAGCCTATTAAAGGCACTGAAAGACGTATAGAGTGTGATACATTGCTTTTATCTGTAGGACTAATACCTGAAAATGAACTTTCCATTAATGCGGGGATAGAATTAAATGATATTACTGGTGGACCAGTTGTAAACGAATCTATGGAAACATCGGCAGAAGGAATATTTGCATGTGGTAATGTTGTCCATGTCCACGATTTAGTTGACTGGGTAACGGGGGAAAGTAGAAGAGCAGGGAAAAATGCGGCTAGATATGTACAGAATCGGTTAAAGAAAGAAGGAACCATATTAAATATAAACCCAGGGAAAGGGATTAGATATATAGTGCCTCAAAAAGTAAGAGTAGAAAATATAGATAAAGCCTTGGACCTATACATGAGGGTGGATGATGTATATCATAACATGCAAATGGTTGTCAAAGCTGATGGATCAGAGATTAAAAGAGTAAAAAAAATGCATGTAGCTCCAGGGGAAATGGAATCAATTAAAATTGCCATAAAGGATTTAAAAAATAAAGATATAAAAGAAATTACAGTAGAACTACAAAGGGAGGAGGTGTAA
- a CDS encoding sigma-54 interaction domain-containing protein: protein MKMARVTSITERQKHDNHRIDFLNGYLFDNMIDGILITDDRGSVIYINDAYEKIFSVSNIAILNRSIFEVKNDEVIINGFKTQKKIIGRLNCSTGRITINIAISPIYKDKKFKGVIGIYRENKLKSNEVEKVESSFEKNLKAERCINLNCCFENIITDSHIMKSTLLIAQKASMVSSTVLIRGESGTGKGMVAKAIHDSSNRKEAPFIKVNCGAIPPTLLESELFGHEQGSFTGAIKKKIGKFEQANGGTILLDEIGDMPMEMQVKLLRIIQEKEFQRVGGNETIRCDVRILAATNKNLEEQVEKGRFREDLYYRLNVIPVQLPSLRDRKEDIPILCRYFIQKLNKKIGGKIKGLADEVQEAFYHYDWPGNVRELENLMERLIVLSEEEIIQLHEIPTYISQVYNTTIVNSMSVGLSTLRNIPTLEEYEKEIIKVALQRFKSFNAAGKALGVTHKTIAAKARKYNIVEKREG, encoded by the coding sequence ATGAAGATGGCAAGGGTTACTAGTATTACTGAAAGGCAGAAGCATGATAATCATAGAATAGATTTTCTGAACGGTTATTTGTTTGATAATATGATAGATGGCATTTTAATTACAGATGATAGGGGAAGTGTTATCTATATTAATGATGCCTATGAAAAAATATTTAGTGTTAGTAACATTGCTATATTAAATCGAAGTATCTTTGAAGTTAAAAATGATGAGGTTATAATCAATGGTTTTAAAACCCAAAAAAAGATTATAGGGAGATTAAATTGTTCCACTGGAAGGATTACGATAAATATAGCGATTTCACCGATATATAAAGATAAGAAGTTCAAAGGAGTTATCGGTATTTATAGGGAGAATAAACTCAAGAGTAATGAGGTTGAGAAAGTAGAATCTTCCTTTGAAAAGAATCTCAAAGCAGAGCGGTGTATAAATTTAAATTGTTGCTTTGAGAATATCATTACAGATAGCCATATAATGAAAAGCACTTTATTAATTGCCCAAAAAGCTTCAATGGTGTCTTCTACGGTTCTCATTAGAGGAGAAAGTGGAACGGGAAAGGGAATGGTGGCAAAGGCTATACATGATTCCAGTAATAGAAAAGAGGCTCCATTCATAAAGGTAAACTGTGGAGCAATACCTCCAACTCTTTTAGAATCAGAACTTTTCGGACATGAACAGGGTTCATTTACAGGAGCTATTAAGAAAAAAATAGGAAAGTTTGAACAGGCAAATGGCGGAACAATACTCCTAGATGAAATAGGAGACATGCCTATGGAAATGCAAGTGAAACTATTAAGAATTATACAAGAAAAAGAATTCCAGCGGGTTGGGGGAAATGAAACCATTAGATGCGATGTAAGAATATTAGCTGCAACCAATAAAAATTTAGAGGAACAAGTGGAAAAAGGAAGGTTTAGGGAGGATTTATATTATCGATTAAATGTCATTCCCGTTCAGCTACCTTCACTAAGAGATAGAAAAGAAGATATACCTATTCTTTGCCGTTATTTTATTCAGAAGCTTAACAAAAAAATAGGTGGTAAAATAAAGGGATTAGCTGATGAAGTACAAGAAGCTTTTTATCATTATGATTGGCCAGGTAATGTGCGAGAGCTAGAAAATTTAATGGAAAGACTCATAGTTTTATCAGAAGAAGAAATAATACAGCTACATGAAATACCTACTTATATTTCACAGGTGTATAATACTACTATTGTAAATTCTATGAGTGTTGGTTTAAGTACCTTAAGAAATATACCAACATTAGAAGAGTACGAGAAGGAGATTATAAAAGTAGCCTTACAGAGGTTCAAAAGCTTTAATGCTGCTGGAAAAGCTTTAGGAGTTACTCATAAAACTATTGCAGCTAAGGCTAGAAAATACAATATTGTAGAAAAAAGAGAAGGCTAA
- a CDS encoding class I tRNA ligase family protein: protein MNKDIENKINTIKESIDISNRPKFPKRAVVTAGMPYGNKELHLGHIGGVFTHADTFARFLRDRIGKENVIFVSGTDCYGSPISEHYRQLVSSEEFEGTINDFVQYNYKRQKEVLNLYNIDINLFAASSFGHSSEIHREVSNEFIQKLYSNGHLAKITTSQFYDTDLNVFLNGRQVVGQCPIEGCSSEKGYADECSLGHQYMPVDLINPKSTLSGKKPEMRDVTNWYFKLDSFHNLLEKWVEYLEGIPNCRPSLIRTIKEFLKPPVIYVKKDQLDLLNSIQDKLPKYTLQDENKKSSFMMVFDDLEKRDKACLLLAEKSIRFRTGKTLVPFRLTGNIEWGVPTPSIEGIDNLTFWVWPESLWAPISFTKTYLDQLNNQNDAWKEWWCSLDSEVYQFIGEDNIYFYGLAEMAMFMATQDKELTIHPSEGQLQLPNLISNSHILFLDKKASSSGKVKPPTARELLDYYTAEQLRSHFLGLSLGIRSASFQPKPFNPKALEKDSDPVLKEGNLLTNVLNRVARSCFYTVQQYYNGRIPVGNISDEVLYESYQTILEFEKLMYKYEFHTIMNLMDTYIRNINKGWVKNMKVADENEDSKLRSQVLIDAFHGLRTATVLMHSIAPEGTEMIREYLNLDEKFWNWNRIFQTIYDFMDNPQEHSLKFLEPRVDFFKKHPSQIV, encoded by the coding sequence ATGAATAAGGATATAGAAAACAAGATTAATACTATAAAAGAATCTATCGATATAAGCAATAGACCAAAATTTCCAAAGCGAGCAGTAGTTACTGCAGGAATGCCCTATGGCAATAAAGAGCTTCACTTAGGACATATAGGGGGAGTTTTCACCCATGCTGATACCTTTGCCAGATTTTTGCGTGATAGGATAGGCAAAGAAAACGTTATTTTTGTTTCCGGTACTGATTGTTACGGTTCTCCAATATCGGAGCATTATCGTCAATTAGTCAGTAGTGAGGAGTTTGAAGGAACAATTAATGATTTTGTTCAATATAATTATAAACGTCAAAAGGAGGTTTTAAATCTCTATAATATTGATATAAATTTATTTGCAGCTTCTAGCTTTGGACATTCTTCAGAGATTCATCGTGAAGTATCTAATGAGTTTATTCAAAAACTTTATTCGAATGGACATCTTGCTAAAATAACCACATCACAGTTTTATGATACTGATCTTAATGTTTTTCTAAACGGTCGTCAAGTGGTTGGACAATGTCCTATTGAAGGATGTTCTTCGGAAAAAGGATATGCCGATGAATGTTCATTGGGTCATCAATATATGCCAGTTGATCTTATAAACCCTAAGAGTACTCTTTCTGGAAAAAAACCAGAAATGAGGGATGTAACAAATTGGTATTTTAAACTGGATAGTTTCCATAATCTATTAGAAAAATGGGTGGAATATCTTGAGGGAATACCTAATTGCAGACCATCTTTAATAAGGACTATTAAGGAATTTTTAAAGCCACCTGTTATTTATGTAAAAAAAGATCAGCTGGATTTATTAAACTCAATTCAGGATAAACTTCCTAAATATACTTTACAAGATGAAAATAAAAAGTCTTCTTTTATGATGGTATTTGACGATCTAGAAAAAAGAGATAAAGCCTGCTTATTATTAGCGGAGAAGTCAATCCGCTTTCGTACAGGAAAAACATTAGTTCCCTTTAGATTAACTGGTAATATTGAATGGGGGGTTCCAACACCATCCATTGAAGGAATAGATAACCTTACTTTTTGGGTATGGCCAGAATCTCTTTGGGCACCTATATCCTTTACTAAAACCTATCTTGACCAATTGAATAATCAAAATGATGCATGGAAAGAGTGGTGGTGCTCTTTAGATTCTGAAGTATATCAATTTATAGGTGAAGATAATATATATTTCTATGGACTAGCAGAGATGGCAATGTTTATGGCGACTCAGGATAAAGAGCTAACAATTCATCCATCAGAAGGGCAACTTCAATTACCTAATCTTATTTCAAATAGTCATATACTATTTTTAGATAAAAAGGCGAGTAGTAGTGGTAAAGTGAAACCACCTACTGCAAGGGAGTTACTTGATTATTATACTGCCGAGCAATTAAGATCCCACTTTTTAGGTTTAAGCCTTGGAATTAGAAGTGCTAGTTTTCAGCCTAAACCTTTTAATCCAAAAGCATTAGAAAAGGATAGTGATCCTGTGTTAAAGGAGGGTAATTTACTGACAAATGTTTTGAATCGAGTTGCTCGCTCTTGTTTTTATACTGTACAACAATATTATAATGGAAGAATACCAGTAGGTAATATTAGTGATGAAGTATTATATGAGTCCTATCAAACAATTCTTGAATTTGAAAAGTTAATGTATAAATACGAATTTCACACAATAATGAACCTTATGGACACTTATATTCGTAATATTAATAAAGGTTGGGTAAAAAATATGAAAGTAGCAGATGAAAATGAGGATTCAAAGCTTCGTTCTCAGGTTTTAATCGATGCTTTCCATGGGCTTCGGACAGCTACAGTTCTAATGCATTCAATTGCACCAGAGGGAACAGAGATGATACGTGAATACTTGAATTTAGATGAAAAGTTTTGGAATTGGAATAGAATTTTCCAAACAATATATGATTTTATGGATAATCCACAAGAGCATTCACTTAAATTTCTTGAGCCTAGAGTAGACTTTTTTAAAAAACATCCTAGCCAAATAGTATAA
- a CDS encoding M55 family metallopeptidase produces the protein MKIYISADIEGISGVVNGTHTSPQGYDYNRARKLMTDEVNAAAKGAKLAGATTILVNDSHGPMTNLLIEELDEDVVLISGNQKLLRMMEGIDHTYDAALLIGYHARHNTSGVLSHTYHDAVISEVKINGKIVGEFEFNTLVAGQYNVPVVFVSGDDILSEQVKEFNPEIETLIVKNTHSRCTAGCIQPKKVHRLMEEKVQKILTDKLKSISSPKIEGKVELEVAFLNSGMAEATLLIPGVELIEPNRVKYVAKDLIEAYKMRAALTTLAASTLY, from the coding sequence ATGAAGATTTATATTTCTGCAGATATTGAGGGTATTAGTGGTGTAGTTAATGGTACACATACATCACCACAAGGATATGACTACAATAGAGCGAGAAAACTGATGACAGACGAAGTAAATGCAGCAGCGAAGGGAGCGAAGTTAGCAGGAGCGACTACAATATTAGTAAATGACTCTCATGGTCCAATGACTAACCTATTGATTGAAGAATTAGATGAGGATGTAGTGCTTATATCTGGAAACCAAAAACTTTTGAGAATGATGGAGGGAATTGATCATACATACGATGCAGCTCTTTTAATAGGATATCATGCTAGGCATAATACCTCAGGTGTTTTGTCTCATACTTATCATGACGCAGTTATATCAGAAGTTAAAATAAATGGCAAAATTGTAGGTGAATTTGAGTTTAATACTTTAGTAGCTGGGCAATACAATGTACCTGTGGTTTTTGTATCTGGAGATGATATTTTATCTGAACAAGTAAAAGAATTTAATCCAGAAATAGAGACACTTATTGTAAAAAATACCCATAGTAGATGTACAGCTGGATGTATTCAACCTAAAAAAGTACATAGATTGATGGAAGAAAAAGTGCAAAAAATATTAACAGATAAATTAAAATCAATTTCTTCACCCAAGATAGAAGGAAAAGTCGAGTTAGAGGTTGCTTTCTTAAATAGTGGAATGGCAGAGGCTACCTTGCTTATACCAGGAGTAGAGTTAATCGAACCTAACAGAGTAAAGTATGTAGCCAAGGATCTGATTGAAGCCTATAAAATGAGAGCGGCACTAACAACCTTAGCTGCAAGTACACTGTATTAG
- a CDS encoding ribosomal maturation YjgA family protein, producing MAKVRNRIIYFIFILLVIILGLGSRYFSDFLPKWVHLYLGDILWALMIFFIFGFLFKRKNTFWIAMVSLLFSLSIEFSQLYQAQWINEIRHTTIGGLVLGYGFLWSDLLAYTVGIAIGILLEKHIIFYND from the coding sequence ATGGCAAAAGTAAGAAATAGAATCATTTACTTCATATTTATTTTATTAGTTATTATTTTAGGTTTAGGCTCAAGATATTTTTCAGATTTTCTGCCAAAATGGGTTCATCTTTATTTAGGTGATATTCTATGGGCACTTATGATTTTTTTTATATTTGGATTTTTATTTAAGAGAAAAAATACTTTTTGGATCGCTATGGTATCCCTTTTATTTTCTTTATCAATTGAATTCAGTCAGCTATATCAAGCACAGTGGATAAATGAAATAAGGCATACAACAATTGGTGGGTTGGTTTTAGGGTACGGTTTTTTATGGAGTGACTTACTAGCATATACGGTTGGAATAGCAATCGGCATTTTACTAGAGAAACACATTATTTTTTACAATGATTAA
- a CDS encoding DUF1667 domain-containing protein, translated as MQAKDIVCIVCPLGCKLKVKPIDDGAIGFTVEGNKCARGAEYGIKEVTNPTRVITSTVRIKNAHLNRIPVKTNGAVPKNLIGKCMERLNFIEVESPVKAGDIIIKDILGTGIDIVASRSM; from the coding sequence ATGCAAGCAAAGGATATTGTTTGTATCGTATGCCCTCTTGGATGCAAGTTAAAAGTAAAGCCTATAGATGATGGGGCCATAGGGTTTACAGTAGAAGGAAACAAATGTGCTAGAGGAGCTGAATATGGAATAAAGGAAGTAACAAATCCCACTAGGGTAATTACTTCAACAGTAAGGATTAAAAATGCACACTTAAATAGAATTCCAGTGAAAACCAATGGTGCTGTTCCAAAGAACCTTATTGGGAAATGTATGGAAAGATTAAACTTTATAGAGGTGGAAAGTCCTGTGAAGGCAGGAGATATTATTATTAAAGATATTTTGGGTACTGGTATAGATATTGTAGCTTCAAGAAGCATGTAG